In Leptospira harrisiae, a genomic segment contains:
- a CDS encoding ATP-binding protein yields MTAPSEVLPYLLCPSPGSYAMFLPPDMSSVKHFRKELKRTLEDNGFNTENVMHIELAADEALTNAVSANVSCHCDETIICRWRIDSSKFTLYILDYGSGLSEEGSLPETDKELLRSNQSQCFSTFLDHIKNHQSKKPDTLPYNGSSQKHKNMGKGLKIINAMMDSVKVMFHGEGMVDEAPAGFKVMGSIIALEYDRSKHL; encoded by the coding sequence TTGACAGCACCATCAGAAGTTTTACCGTATTTGCTATGCCCCTCTCCTGGGTCGTATGCGATGTTTTTACCTCCTGACATGTCTTCCGTTAAACATTTCAGAAAAGAACTCAAACGAACCTTGGAAGACAATGGCTTCAACACAGAAAATGTCATGCACATTGAACTTGCTGCTGATGAGGCACTGACAAACGCAGTATCTGCCAATGTATCTTGTCATTGCGATGAAACCATCATCTGTCGCTGGAGGATTGACTCCTCAAAATTCACTCTTTATATCTTAGATTATGGATCAGGATTATCGGAAGAAGGATCGCTTCCCGAAACCGACAAAGAACTTCTTCGGTCCAACCAATCTCAATGTTTTAGTACCTTCCTCGACCATATCAAAAATCACCAAAGTAAAAAACCGGACACCCTTCCTTATAATGGTTCCAGCCAAAAACATAAGAACATGGGAAAAGGATTGAAAATTATCAATGCCATGATGGACTCCGTTAAAGTAATGTTTCACGGAGAAGGAATGGTAGACGAAGCACCGGCGGGATTCAAAGTTATGGGTTCCATCATCGCACTCGAATACGACCGTTCCAAACACTTATAA
- a CDS encoding glycosyltransferase, with protein sequence MILHINTSREWRGGEQQLFYLVQGLTNFKIPQIVVGQPGSPLETKCKENGYEFIPIEMRGEWDRKAYKNIRSLCISKNIKLIHTHTAHAHTLALLAKRNHLNIPLIVSRRVDFKPKSSFFSRWKYQHPANDYYLPVSQKIKAVMIESKIAPEKIITVYSGIDLKRFSKSAPHEYLREEFHIPKKCIIIGNVAALVDHKDQETLLNAISKMKTNIDFRLMIVGDGKLENKLKTQAEQLGISNKVIFTGYRKDIPALLSLFDIFTLTSKEEGLGTSVLDAMASALPIVATNGGGIGEMLDHNEGAYVCSVGDSESIALGLDKLVGSEELRTKFGAFNKSSVKRFSVTKTVEKTKLIYYSFLGDTLYGEGI encoded by the coding sequence TTGATCCTTCATATCAATACTTCACGCGAGTGGCGTGGCGGAGAACAACAGCTTTTTTATTTAGTCCAAGGACTTACCAATTTCAAAATTCCTCAAATTGTTGTAGGACAACCTGGTTCTCCCTTAGAAACAAAATGCAAAGAGAACGGTTACGAATTTATACCAATCGAAATGCGTGGGGAATGGGACAGAAAAGCATATAAGAATATTCGATCCCTCTGTATCTCAAAGAACATAAAACTCATTCATACTCATACAGCACATGCACATACACTTGCATTACTTGCGAAACGAAACCATTTAAACATTCCGTTGATTGTTTCAAGAAGAGTGGATTTCAAACCAAAGTCCAGTTTTTTCTCACGATGGAAATACCAACACCCAGCTAACGATTATTATCTACCTGTTTCGCAAAAAATCAAAGCTGTGATGATTGAAAGTAAAATTGCACCTGAAAAAATTATCACCGTTTATTCTGGAATTGATTTAAAACGATTTTCGAAATCTGCTCCACACGAATATTTAAGAGAAGAATTTCACATTCCAAAAAAATGTATCATCATCGGAAATGTGGCAGCCTTAGTCGATCACAAAGACCAAGAAACTCTTCTAAATGCAATCTCAAAAATGAAAACGAATATTGACTTCCGACTAATGATCGTTGGTGATGGAAAACTAGAAAACAAATTAAAAACACAAGCAGAACAATTAGGAATTTCTAATAAAGTTATTTTTACTGGATATAGAAAAGATATTCCTGCACTCCTCTCTTTATTCGACATTTTCACCCTCACTTCAAAAGAAGAAGGTCTAGGAACTTCTGTTTTGGATGCGATGGCATCGGCTCTTCCCATTGTTGCTACGAACGGAGGTGGGATTGGAGAAATGTTAGATCATAATGAAGGAGCTTATGTTTGTTCGGTGGGCGATTCGGAAAGTATTGCCTTGGGTCTAGACAAACTAGTTGGATCAGAAGAATTAAGAACCAAGTTCGGAGCTTTCAACAAATCTTCAGTAAAACGATTTTCTGTTACCAAAACAGTTGAAAAAACAAAACTAATCTATTATTCCTTTTTAGGAGATACTTTGTACGGAGAAGGAATATGA
- the gltX gene encoding glutamate--tRNA ligase: MTEVRTRFAPSPSGFLHVGGARTALFNYLYAKAKKGKFLLRIEDTDQDRSTEASFKIILESLKWLGMEWDEGPGVGGPNGPYTQSERIHIYKEYTDKLISEKKAYRCFCSAEELDGKKKQADAMGIPYIYDGKCSDLTDAEIQSQIEKKIPFTVRFKTPHKIVIVDDMIQGKVKFESKLIGDFIIVKSDGFPSYNYAVVIDDALMKITHVIRGVGHLSNTPRQILIFEAFGFPLPRFAHASEIVGTDGKKLSKRAGATSVLAFRDLGYSSDTMRNYMALLGWTSPDGKEYMSDAELCSVFDVERCSKSPATFDVFKKLKEEEKETVDFNKLSLLGLAEYLNPKSKLNWMSNKYIRDVKIETLGKELEPFLKDCQIPEEYKIGTNPQLLSILDSVRVYLDRLIQAPPYIEEFFLENLQFENEEAKQLILEGNGKTVVSAFYQTVKAKPLTSPDEYKEAMAKAGETTGEKGRTLFMPIRAITTGKSHGLELPILFSLLGQEKLLKRMEQLAKALGISI, encoded by the coding sequence ATGACAGAAGTTCGCACTCGTTTTGCCCCGTCCCCATCCGGATTTCTCCATGTAGGAGGAGCAAGAACCGCTTTATTTAATTATTTATATGCGAAAGCAAAAAAAGGAAAGTTTTTACTTCGTATTGAAGACACTGACCAAGATCGTTCCACAGAAGCATCTTTCAAAATTATTTTAGAATCTTTGAAATGGCTTGGTATGGAGTGGGATGAAGGTCCAGGTGTGGGTGGCCCGAACGGCCCATACACTCAATCGGAAAGAATTCATATTTATAAAGAATACACAGACAAACTGATCTCTGAAAAAAAAGCGTATCGTTGTTTTTGTTCTGCAGAAGAACTCGACGGCAAAAAAAAACAAGCCGATGCGATGGGAATTCCATACATCTATGATGGGAAATGTTCAGACCTTACTGATGCAGAAATCCAATCTCAAATTGAGAAAAAAATTCCTTTTACAGTAAGATTCAAAACTCCTCATAAAATTGTCATCGTAGATGATATGATCCAAGGAAAAGTAAAGTTTGAATCCAAACTCATTGGTGACTTTATTATTGTGAAGTCCGATGGGTTTCCGTCGTATAACTATGCTGTGGTGATCGATGATGCACTCATGAAAATCACTCATGTGATTCGCGGAGTGGGACATCTTTCCAATACCCCTCGCCAAATTTTAATATTTGAAGCCTTTGGATTTCCACTTCCACGTTTTGCTCATGCGAGTGAAATTGTAGGAACCGATGGGAAAAAACTTTCCAAACGTGCGGGAGCTACCTCCGTCCTTGCCTTCCGCGACTTAGGTTATTCCAGTGATACCATGAGAAACTATATGGCACTCCTCGGTTGGACTTCGCCTGATGGTAAAGAATATATGAGTGATGCGGAACTTTGTTCCGTCTTTGATGTGGAACGCTGCTCCAAATCCCCTGCTACCTTTGATGTGTTCAAAAAACTCAAAGAAGAAGAAAAGGAAACAGTTGATTTCAATAAGTTATCCCTTCTCGGACTTGCAGAATATCTAAACCCGAAATCAAAACTCAACTGGATGTCGAATAAATACATCCGTGATGTAAAAATAGAAACTTTAGGAAAGGAACTCGAACCCTTTCTGAAAGACTGCCAAATTCCAGAAGAATACAAAATAGGAACCAATCCACAACTCCTTTCCATTTTAGATTCAGTGCGTGTGTATTTGGACAGACTCATACAAGCTCCACCCTACATCGAAGAATTCTTTTTAGAAAATCTCCAATTTGAAAATGAAGAAGCGAAACAACTGATTTTGGAAGGAAATGGCAAGACGGTAGTTTCTGCTTTTTACCAAACGGTGAAAGCAAAACCACTCACCTCTCCAGATGAATACAAAGAAGCCATGGCAAAGGCAGGAGAAACCACTGGGGAAAAAGGTAGGACTCTTTTTATGCCCATTCGGGCCATCACAACGGGGAAATCTCATGGTTTGGAACTTCCCATCCTTTTTAGCCTACTTGGCCAAGAGAAGCTTCTCAAACGAATGGAGCAGCTAGCAAAGGCTCTCGGGATCTCCATTTAG